The genomic DNA GTCAGAAAAGTCGAGCGGTTCCATCCCGACGCAGATCTTGATCTGTTGCGCCGGGCGTATATCTTTTCGGCCAAAGAACACAAAGACCAGGTGCGCGCCTCGGGCGAACCCTATCTGATTCACCCGCTGACAGTTGCCGAGATTCTGGCCGAAATGCGCATGGATGTCGTGACGGTCAGCACCGGCCTTTTACACGATGTCGTCGAAGACACACTGACGACGCTCCAGGACATTGAGAAGTACTTCGGCAAAGATGTCGCCCATTTGGTGGACGGCGTCACCAAGATCAGCAACCTCGGCAAGAAATCCAAAGAAGAAGCCCAAGCCGAAAACCTGCGCAAGATGGTGCTGGCGATGGTGGATGACATCCGCGTCGTGCTGGTCAAACTGGCCGACCGGCTCCACAACATGCGCACGCTGCAATACCTGAAGCCGGAAAAGCGCAAGCGTATCGCCCAGGAAACGCTGGATGTTTACGCGCCCATCGCGCACCGGCTGGGCATGGGCAAACTGCGTGTCGAACTAGAAGACTTGGCGTTTCAGTATCTCGACCCGGAGGGGTATACCCGCTTGCGCGAAGCGGTCGAAAAGCAGCGCGCTTCGACCGAAGCCTTTCTGGAAGAGGTGCGCAACCGCATCGCCGAAAAGCTGGATCAAGAAGGCGTGCCCTTCGTGCGCATTGATGGGCGCGTCAAACGGCTTTACAGCATTTATCTGAAATTGCAGCGGCAGAAAATCCCGCTCGACAAGGTTTACGACCTGGCGGCGGTGCGCATCATCACCAAAGAGCCGCGCGATTGTTATTACGCGCTGGGCGTGATGCATCAGTACTGGAAACCCTTTCAGGCCCGCATTAAAGACTTCATTGCCGTGCCGCGTGAGAACGGCTACCAATCGCTGCATACCTCGGTCATTGGCGAAGAAGGCCACCATTTTGAAGTCCAAATCCGCACTGAAGAGATGCACCGCATTGCCGAAGAAGGCATCGCCGCGCACTGGAAATACAAAGAGGGCAAAGGCACCGACAACAGCGAAGACGAAATGATGAACTGGCTGCGACGCTTGGTCGAATGGCAGCAGGACACAGCCACCAGCGCGGTGGATTTCATGCAGGCCTTCAAACTCGATCTCTTCCCCAAAGAGGTTTACGCCTTCACGCCCAAAGGCAAGGTCGTGCAGTTGCCGCGCAAAGCCACGCCCATTGATTTCGCCTTCGCCATTCACACCGAAGTCGGCAACACCTGCACCGGCGCCAAAGTCGGCGGGCGCATTGTGCCGCTGAAATACGAAATCAAGAATGGCGACGTGGTCGAAATTCTGACGACCCCCGGTCACAAACCCAGCCGCGACTGGTTGAATTTCGTTGCTACCTCGCGCGCCAAGAGCAAGATCAAACACTGGCTGACCGAGCAGCAGCGCGAGAAGTCCATCGAAGTGGGCCGCAAGCTGTTTGAAAAAGAAGCCCAGCGCTTGCGGCTCAAGACCCGCACGGTGATTGAAAGTGATCAACTCAATCAGGTCTTGAGCGATCAAGGCATCGCCAAGCTCGAAGACATGTTCGCCGCCATCGGTTATGGCAAGCTGTTGCCGCGTACCATCCTGTTGCGCTTCATCGCGCCCGAAGAGTTGGAAAAGATCGAACAGGGCAAACAGACGCGCTTGCAACAGGTCGGCGACAAGGTGACGCAAGCCGTGCGAAAAGCCTTGCGGCTGGGCGATGACAGCATCGTCATCAAAGGCATTGACGAAGTGCTGGTGTACCGGGCGCGCTGCTGCAATCCGATTCGCGGCGAAGAGATCATCGGTTACATCACGCTCGGCAAAGGTGTGGCAGTGCATCGGCAGAGTTGCAAAAATGTGGCCAACCTGATGGTGAATCGCGAGCGCGTCGTCGAGGTGGATTGGGCGGGGCCGGATGGCAAGGTCAACGGCAAACCCGAACAATACGCGGTGAAGCTGGTGGTCACGACCGAAGACCGCCAGGGCATGCTGGCGGCGCTGACCAATGCCATCGCCAACATCAAAACCAACATTACTGAGGCGCGCACCGAGATTTTTAACGACGGCAGCGCGCAAATTGACATCACCGTGGACATCAGCGATGTCAAACACCTGGATCGCGTCGCGGGCGCGTTGAAAGGCGTGGCAGGTGTGATGGCCGTCGAACGCGCCGAAAGTGTCCGGCAGGCTGCGGGCCTGCCACAGGCTTGAGCTTCATCCCCGCCGGCATTCAATGAAATGCCCGGAAGTTTGTTACCACCGCAGGCTGCCCCTCCGGCTGCATTGCATCCTATTTCAAAATTCAGGTTCAAAACTGTGGCAAACGAATGCTTTGCCATTCTCAAGAGGAGATTCCTGCATGATCGCTCGCCTAACGCAACGCCAGTCAGGACTGGTTCTGACTTTGCTCGCCAGCTTCGTCATCAGCCTGGTCGCCAGCCCGGCCTGGTTTCCCACCAACGCCAGCGTAGCCGCTGCCGCCAGCGCCCACGCGCAAGAACGGCGGGAACGGCACCGCGAACGGCGGGAGGAACGGCAGGCAGAAAAAGAGCGCGGGCCGCGCCGGGAACGGAAAGAAGATGAAGAGCGCTCAAAGCTCTTTGAATTGGATTATCCGAGCAGCGGCAGCGCTTCGCTGCGTTACGACTCACCCGCCGAAGCCGCGCAATTCTTCAAGCTTAAACGCCTGCCGGAAGGCGCCAAAGAATTGCCACTCGAAAAGTATGAAGACGCCTACACGCAAATGCGCCGGATGCCCGTCTTCGCCACCGCGACCGAGCAGTTCCTGACTGAAGGTTCGGCTGTCACCGCGCCCTTGCATCGTAGCGCCGCAGAACCCGCGCAACTCAACCAACCGACTTGGAATCCCTTAGGGCCGGGCAACATCGGCGGCCGCACGCGCGGGCTGGTGATCAACCCGCAAGACCCGAATGTCATGTTTGCCGCAGGCGTTTCCGGCGGTTTGTGGAAAACGACGAACGGCGGGCAGGCCTGGGCGCCGATTGGCGACCGGCTGGCCAACCTGACCGTCAGCGCGTTGTTGCTCGATCCCACCAACGCGAATGTCATTTATGTCGGCACGGGCGAAGGCGTCTCGGTGTTTACCGAAGACACCCAGGGCGATTTTCGCGGCGCGGGCATTTTCAAAAGCACGGACGGCGGTGCGACGTTCAGCCAACTGGAAGGCACGCGCAACGAAAATTTCTACTTCGTCAATGATCTGGTCATCAGCCCGGCCAGCAATCAACGGCTGTATGCCGCCACGCGCGCCGGTGTTTATCGTTCGCTGGATGGCGGCGGCACCTGGACGCGCGTGCTCAATCCGCTGAATGTGGACGGCGACCCGGTGACGGGCGGCTGTTTCGATTTGGCGATGCGCACCGACAAGCTGGATGCCGATGTCGTGTTCGCCGCCTGCGGTTCGTT from Acidobacteriota bacterium includes the following:
- a CDS encoding bifunctional (p)ppGpp synthetase/guanosine-3',5'-bis(diphosphate) 3'-pyrophosphohydrolase, producing MIRIEDVVRKVERFHPDADLDLLRRAYIFSAKEHKDQVRASGEPYLIHPLTVAEILAEMRMDVVTVSTGLLHDVVEDTLTTLQDIEKYFGKDVAHLVDGVTKISNLGKKSKEEAQAENLRKMVLAMVDDIRVVLVKLADRLHNMRTLQYLKPEKRKRIAQETLDVYAPIAHRLGMGKLRVELEDLAFQYLDPEGYTRLREAVEKQRASTEAFLEEVRNRIAEKLDQEGVPFVRIDGRVKRLYSIYLKLQRQKIPLDKVYDLAAVRIITKEPRDCYYALGVMHQYWKPFQARIKDFIAVPRENGYQSLHTSVIGEEGHHFEVQIRTEEMHRIAEEGIAAHWKYKEGKGTDNSEDEMMNWLRRLVEWQQDTATSAVDFMQAFKLDLFPKEVYAFTPKGKVVQLPRKATPIDFAFAIHTEVGNTCTGAKVGGRIVPLKYEIKNGDVVEILTTPGHKPSRDWLNFVATSRAKSKIKHWLTEQQREKSIEVGRKLFEKEAQRLRLKTRTVIESDQLNQVLSDQGIAKLEDMFAAIGYGKLLPRTILLRFIAPEELEKIEQGKQTRLQQVGDKVTQAVRKALRLGDDSIVIKGIDEVLVYRARCCNPIRGEEIIGYITLGKGVAVHRQSCKNVANLMVNRERVVEVDWAGPDGKVNGKPEQYAVKLVVTTEDRQGMLAALTNAIANIKTNITEARTEIFNDGSAQIDITVDISDVKHLDRVAGALKGVAGVMAVERAESVRQAAGLPQA